Proteins encoded within one genomic window of Camelina sativa cultivar DH55 chromosome 19, Cs, whole genome shotgun sequence:
- the LOC104766147 gene encoding late embryogenesis abundant protein 31, producing MSQEEQPHRPQEPVKYGDVFEVSGELADKPIAPEDANMMQAAETRVFGHTQKGGAAAVMQSAATANKRGGFVHPGDTTDLAVERGVTVAQTDVPGARVTTEFVGGQVVGQYVEPRPVATASATAAETLGLNLQSAITIGEALEATVQTAGNKPVDQSDAAAIQAAEVRASGTNVIAPGGIAASAQSAANHNATVDRDEDKIKLIDVLAGATGKLSADKAVTRQDAEGVVSAELRNNPNLSTHPGGVAASVTAAARLNQKADM from the exons ATGAGTCAAGAAGAGCAACCACATAGGCCACAAGAGCCAGTCAAATATGGAGACGTTTTCGAAGTCTCCGGTGAACTCGCAGATAAGCCCATAGCGCCTGAAGATGCAAACATGATGCAAGCCGCGGAGACACGTGTGTTCGGTCACACTCAGAAAGGCGGTGCAGCTGCCGTCATGCAGTCTGCAGCCACCGCGAACAAACGTGGTGGCTTTGTCCATCCAGGTGACACAACTGACCTCGCCGTCGAACGAGGTGTCACGGTGGCACAAACAGACGTCCCTGGTGCACGTGTCACAACAGAGTTCGTTGGTGGACAG GTCGTTGGACAATACGTTGAGCCGAGGCCTGTAGCGACTGCTTCAGCTACAGCCGCAGAAACGTTGGGGTTGAACTTGCAAAGTGCGATAACGATTGGAGAAGCATTGGAAGCGACTGTGCAGACCGCTGGGAACAAACCTGTGGATCAGAGCGATGCAGCTGCGATTCAAGCGGCAGAAGTTAGAGCTTCTGGCACTAATGTCATTGCCCCTGGTGGAATCGCCGCTTCAGCTCAGTCCGCAGCAAATCACAACGCTACCGTAGACCGTGACGAGGATAAAATCAAGCTCATTGATGTTTTGGCA GGTGCGACGGGGAAGTTATCCGCGGATAAAGCTGTGACCAGGCAGGATGCTGAGGGAGTTGTGAGCGCTGAGCTGAGGAACAACCCAAATCTGTCTACTCATCCTGGTGGTGTGGCAGCTTCTGTTACCGCAGCCGCTAGGCTTAACCAGAAAGCTGATATGTGA